Proteins from a single region of Rhodospirillales bacterium:
- a CDS encoding dATP pyrophosphohydrolase, whose translation MTGTKPVSALIVREVSTRNDLVQFLQLPARLYRDDPAWVPPLLFERLHHLDPRRNPFFSHADVRLWIAERDGLPVGRISAQFERTAAEADHGSREGHFGFLEAEDSAETFGALFGTAEAWLRQRGARCILGPFSLSINDESGLLIDGFATPPFIMMGHARRCYARRIEEQGYAKSKDLIAYAYDVTESPATSIAAALSKMSARNGVIFRSMDRRRFDEEIAEVVRIFNDAWAGNWGFVAMSKDDLRYLARNIRPLLRSGDVAFGEVNGETVAMAVCLPNINEAIVDFGGRLLPLNWLKLIWRLKITGLESARVALMGVVRKHQATPLGAMLMLGVIERIRVWHHAHGTRFAELSWVLEDNRPMRRLAERLGAVPHKTYRVYRKDCG comes from the coding sequence GTGACGGGGACAAAGCCAGTGTCGGCGTTGATCGTCCGCGAGGTCAGTACCCGTAACGATCTGGTCCAATTCCTGCAGCTGCCGGCGCGCCTCTACCGCGACGATCCTGCCTGGGTGCCGCCGCTGCTGTTCGAGCGCCTGCATCACCTCGATCCGAGGCGCAATCCCTTCTTCTCCCACGCCGATGTGCGCCTCTGGATTGCCGAGCGTGACGGCTTGCCGGTCGGGCGGATCAGCGCGCAGTTCGAACGTACCGCGGCGGAGGCTGACCACGGCAGCCGTGAGGGTCATTTTGGCTTTCTGGAGGCGGAGGATTCGGCCGAGACCTTTGGGGCGCTCTTCGGGACCGCTGAGGCTTGGTTGCGCCAGCGCGGCGCCCGCTGCATCCTGGGTCCCTTCAGCCTGTCGATCAACGACGAATCCGGGCTGCTCATCGACGGCTTTGCAACGCCTCCGTTCATCATGATGGGGCATGCGCGCCGCTGCTACGCCCGCCGCATCGAAGAACAGGGATACGCCAAGTCAAAGGACCTCATCGCCTATGCCTACGACGTGACCGAATCTCCGGCCACGTCGATAGCGGCCGCCCTGAGCAAGATGAGCGCGCGAAACGGTGTGATCTTCCGCTCGATGGACCGGCGCCGGTTCGATGAGGAGATCGCCGAGGTCGTCCGCATCTTCAATGACGCCTGGGCCGGCAACTGGGGGTTTGTTGCCATGTCAAAGGACGACCTGCGCTATCTCGCCCGCAACATTCGCCCACTGCTCCGTTCGGGCGATGTCGCCTTCGGTGAAGTGAACGGCGAAACCGTCGCCATGGCGGTCTGCCTGCCGAACATCAATGAAGCCATCGTCGATTTCGGCGGCAGGCTGTTGCCGCTGAACTGGCTGAAGCTGATCTGGCGCTTGAAGATCACCGGGCTGGAGAGCGCGCGGGTGGCGCTGATGGGAGTAGTCCGCAAGCATCAAGCGACTCCTCTCGGAGCAATGTTGATGCTGGGCGTGATCGAGCGCATCCGCGTCTGGCATCATGCCCACGGCACCCGCTTTGCCGAGCTGTCGTGGGTGCTTGAGGACAATCGCCCGATGCGGCGCCTCGCCGAACGGCTCGGCGCGGTTCCACACAAGACTTACCGGGTCTACCGCAAGGACTGCGGATAG
- a CDS encoding sulfotransferase domain-containing protein, with product MHLLSFLPEKRKVSIERRLRGREDFQKLARADCVVVSFGKSGRTWLRVMLSRFYQLRYGLPQRHLLSFDNLHNKNPAIPKIFFTHDNYLGDYVGHAEPRALYRDKKVILMVRDPADVAVSQYHQWKFRMPSRKKKMNNYPLHGEDISVYDFVMRPRSGLPRIIDFMNGWSGEIGRIKDLHVVRYEDMRADPAGVLERLLEFIGTPGSCEEIREAVAFGSVENMRALEQRRVFWLSGRRMMAKDRGNLDTYKVRRAQVGGYRNDFTPGQLQAIDGLVDSRLLPGFGYERRPRTGVVAEAQ from the coding sequence GCAAGGTTTCGATCGAGCGACGGCTGCGTGGACGTGAAGACTTCCAGAAGCTCGCCCGTGCCGATTGCGTCGTCGTCTCATTCGGCAAAAGCGGACGCACTTGGTTGCGGGTCATGCTTTCGCGATTCTACCAACTCCGCTACGGGCTGCCACAGCGCCACCTCCTCTCTTTTGATAATCTGCACAACAAGAATCCGGCAATCCCGAAGATTTTTTTCACGCACGACAATTATCTTGGCGATTACGTCGGGCATGCCGAGCCAAGGGCGCTTTATCGAGATAAGAAGGTTATACTCATGGTCCGCGACCCAGCGGATGTCGCGGTTTCGCAGTACCACCAATGGAAGTTCCGCATGCCAAGTCGCAAGAAGAAGATGAACAATTATCCTTTGCACGGCGAGGATATTTCTGTTTACGACTTTGTCATGCGACCGCGCTCGGGTTTACCGAGAATCATCGACTTCATGAACGGCTGGAGTGGTGAGATCGGGCGAATCAAAGACCTGCATGTAGTCCGCTACGAGGACATGCGTGCAGATCCGGCGGGGGTGCTGGAACGCCTTCTGGAGTTCATCGGCACGCCCGGCAGCTGCGAGGAAATCCGTGAGGCCGTCGCGTTCGGCTCGGTAGAGAACATGCGCGCGCTGGAGCAGAGGCGCGTGTTCTGGCTGAGCGGAAGGCGGATGATGGCTAAGGATCGTGGCAATCTCGATACCTACAAGGTGCGCCGGGCGCAGGTCGGGGGCTACCGCAACGATTTCACCCCGGGACAACTGCAGGCGATCGATGGCCTGGTTGACAGCCGGCTGCTCCCCGGCTTCGGCTACGAAAGGAGGCCGCGGACGGGCGTTGTCGCCGAGGCCCAATGA